From Nicotiana tabacum cultivar K326 chromosome 22, ASM71507v2, whole genome shotgun sequence, one genomic window encodes:
- the LOC107760000 gene encoding mediator of RNA polymerase II transcription subunit 33A, protein MAAMVSSVQIQSNLWDGVMELTKSAQQKGTDPLMWAIQLSSNLNSAGLSMPSTDVANLLVSHICWANNVPIAWKFLEKALTLRVVPPMFVLALLSTRVIPARRSYPVAYRLYMELLKRYAFSLASLINGPNYQKIMEAINDTLHLYQIFGLQGSESGLIVVEFVFAIVWELLDASLDDEGLMELTAEKKSRWPITSQDMGLNNHDGFAGGRTEKHEGLCKMNTVMAIEIIGEFFRDKVTSAILYLARKNMPGHWESFTQNLRLLVSNSSALRNSKNISPEALLQLTSDNHVVLSRKRKTSSQKKFHAVVVSGSLASSADQCHGASPSVLWLPFDLFLEDTIDGSQVAATSAAETLTGLVKALQAVNSTTWQDTFLGLWIAALRLVNRERDPSEGPVPRLDTCLCLLLSITPLAIANLIEEEERNCSSTNQTKESSRKRHQDLLSTLQQLDDYEGLLTPPLPAAPLANQAAAKAMMFLSGLRVGSGYFEGMSLNDMPVNCAGNLRHLIVEACIARNILDTSAYLWPGYVKGRCDQVPRSVSGQMPGWSSLMKGSPLTPPMVSSLVSTPASSLAEIEKIYDIAVNGSDDDKISAATILCGASLARGWNIQEHTVLFITRLLSPPVSANYSGTESHLIGYARFLNVLLIGVSSIDCVQIVSLHGLVPQLAGALMPICEAFGSCAPNVTWIVMSEEISSHAIFSNAFTLLLKLWRFDQPPRENVMDVVPVGSRLTPEYLLLVRNSQLASSDDLQKDQSKIKRLSRLSSPLSGEPIFMDSFPKLKLWYRQHQACIGSPLSGLLPGTPVHQIVEALLNFMFRKINRTGQSLAPTTSGSSSSSGPGNEDVFLHLKLPAWDILEAVPFVLDAALTACAHGRLSPRELATGLKDLADFLPASLATIVSYFSAEVTRGIWKLASMNGTDWPSPAANLATVEQQIKKILAATGVNVPSLTVGGNSPATLPLPLAALVSLTITYKLDRSTDRFLNLMGPALSNLATACPWPCMPVMVALWAQKVKRWSDFLVFSASRTVFHHNSDAVVQLLRMCFAATLGLTTSSIASNGGVGALLGHGFGSHFSGGISPVAPGILYLRIHRAVRNAMFMTEEVVSLLMHFVRDIASSGLPAEKLEKRKKSKYGMRYGQVSLAAAMTRVKLAASLGASLVWITGGVALVQSLIKETLPSWFISAHGSEPSGGMSGGLVAMLGGYALAYFAVLSGTFAWGVDSSSPASKHRSIILGGHLEFLASALDGKISLGCNKATWRAYVSGFVSLMVGSTPGWMLEVDVDILKRLSMGLKQWNEEELALALLGSSGIGAMGTAAEMIIEGGFNFVR, encoded by the exons ATGGCAGCCATGGTGTCCTCCGTACAAATACAATCAAACCTATGGGACGGAGTGATGGaactgaccaagtcggctcagcAGAAAGGCACCGACCCTTTGATGTGGGCCATCCAACTTTCTTCCAACCTTAACTCTGCTGGACTCTCCATGCCTTCCACCGACGTAGCGAACCTTCTCGTTTCTCATATCTGTTGGGCTAATAACGTTCCTATTGCTTGGAAGTTTCTAGAGAAAGCTTTGACCCTTCGTGTTGTCCCTCCTATGTTCGTTCTCGCTCTTCTTTCCACCAG AGTGATCCCTGCTCGCAGGAGCTATCCAGTGGCGTATAGGCTCTATATGGAACTTCTAAAAAGATATGCTTTCTCATTGGCGTCTCTGATTAATGGTCCAAATTATCAAAA GATCATGGAAGCAATAAATGATACATTACATCTTTACCAGATATTTGGACTTCAAGGATCTGAAAGTGGTCTAATTGTGGTTGAATTTGTTTTTGCTATTGTATGGGAGTTACTTGATGCGTCCCTTGATGATGAGGGATTGATGGAACTGACTGCTGAAAAGAAGTCCAGGTGGCCTATTACATCTCAAGACATGGGATTGAATAATCATGATGGTTTTGCTGGGGGAAGAACAGAAAAGCATGAAGGATTATGTAAAATGAACACAGTTATGGCTATTGAAATAATTGGTGAATTTTTTCGAGATAAAGTGACTTCTGCGATCCTTTATTTGGCACGCAAGAACAT gcCCGGACATTGGGAATCTTTTACCCAGAATTTAAGACTTCTCGTGTCAAACTCATCAGCTTTAAGAAACTCTAAGAATATTTCTCCGGAGGCTTTGCTGCAGTTAACATCAGATAATCATGTAGTCCTCTCTAGAAAGCGCAAAACAAGCTCACAGAAAAAGTTTCATGCTGTAGTGGTGTCTGGTTCGCTTGCATCTTCTGCAGATCAGTGTCATGGTGCTAGTCCATCAGTGCTGTGGCTCCCCTTCGATCTCTTTCTAGAGGACACCATTGATGGGTCACAAGTAGCAGCTACAAGTGCTGCTGAAACACTCACCG GTCTAGTGAAGGCTCTGCAGGCAGTTAACTCTACAACCTGGCAGGACACTTTTCTTGGATTATGGATTGCAGCCCTAAGGCTTGTTAATAGA GAAAGGGATCCAAGTGAGGGACCTGTACCTCGCCTAGATACTTGCTTATGCTTGTTGTTGTCGATTACACCACTAGCAATAGCGAATCTTATTGAAGAGGAGGAAAGGAATTGTAGCTCTACCAATCAAACTAAAGAGTCCTCCAGAAAGCGTCACCAAGACTTGCTATCTACTCTTCAGCAACTTGACGATTATGAAGGCTTGTTGACCCCACCATTGCCTGCTGCTCCATTGGCAAATCAAGCTGCCGCAAAAGCAATGATGTTCCTTTCAGGTTTACGTGTTGGGAGTGGCTATTTTGAGGGAATGAGCTTAAATGACATGCCTGTCAATTGCG CTGGAAACCTGCGGCACTTGATTGTCGAAGCTTGCATTGCTAGAAACATTTTGGACACGTCTGCTTATTTGTGGCCCGGATATGTAAAAGGTAGATGCGATCAAGTGCCTCGTAGTGTCTCGGGCCAAATGCCTGGCTGGTCATCATTGATGAAGGGGTCTCCCTTAACTCCTCCAATGGTCAGTTCTTTAGTATCAACACCAGCATCAAG TTTAGCAGAAATAGAGAAAATATATGACATTGCCGTCAATGGCTCGGATGATGACAAGATTTCTGCTGCTACTATTCTCTGTGGTGCTTCTCTTGCTCGTGGTTGGAATATACAG GAACATACTGTTTTGTTCATCACCAGGTTGCTTTCGCCTCCTGTTTCTGCTAATTATTCTGGAACTGAAAGCCATTTGATTGGCTATGCTCGATTCCTGAATGTTCTTCTCATCGGAGTGTCATCTATTGATTGTGTTCAGATTGTTTCTCTGCATGGATTG GTTCCACAGCTTGCTGGTGCATTGATGCCAATTTGTGAGGCCTTTGGTTCGTGTGCACCCAACGTGACATGGATTGTAATGTCTGAAGAAATTTCTTCACATGCCATCTTCTCGAATGCATTTACTCTTCTGCTGAAGTTGTGGAGGTTCGATCAGCCGCCTCGTGAGAATGTTATGGATGTTGTTCCAGTGGGATCCCGTCTAACTCCTGAATACCTTTTGCTGGTGCGCAACTCCCAGTTGGCATCCTCTGATGATCTGCAGAAAGATCAAAGCAAAATCAAGCGGCTGTCTAGACTTTCAAGTCCATTATCTGGAGAACCCATATTTATGgattcttttccaaaattaaaactgTGGTACAGGCAACATCAAGCATGCATTGGTTCACCTCTCTCAGGTCTTCTCCCTGGAACTCCTGTTCACCAGATTGTTGAAGCACTGCTGAACTTCATGTTCAGAAAGATAAATAGAACTGGTCAGTCTCTGGCACCAACTACTTCTGGAAGCAGTAGCTCATCCGGGCCTGGAAATGAAGATGTATTTCTCCACCTTAAACTGCCTGCATGGGATATTCTGGAAGCTGTTCCTTTTGTGCTTGATGCTGCTCTCACTGCATGTGCTCATGGTAGATTGTCACCACGTGAACTAGCCACAG GTCTTAAGGATCTGGCAGACTTTCTCCCGGCGTCTTTGGCAACAATCGTAAGCTACTTTTCAGCTGAAGTGACACGGGGTATCTGGAAGCTTGCTTCTATGAATGGAACTGACTGGCCAAGCCCAGCTGCAAATTTAGCAACAGTGGAGCAACAGATAAAGAAAATTTTAGCTGCAACAGGTGTGAATGTCCCAAGTCTCACTGTAG GTGGAAATTCTCCAGCTACCCTTCCTTTGCCCCTGGCTGCCCTTGTGAGCCTCACCATTACATACAAACTTGATAGATCAACTGACCGCTTTCTGAATCTGATGGGCCCAGCCTTGAGTAACTTGGCTACAGCTTGTCCTTGGCCCTGCATGCCTGTCATGGTTGCACTATGGGCCCAAAAAGTGAAGCGGTGGAGTGACTTTCTTGTTTTCTCTGCATCCCGGACTGTGTTCCACCACAATAGCGATGCAGTGGTTCAACTGCTTAGAATGTGCTTTGCAGCTACACTAGGTCTAACTACATCTTCCATCGCAAGCAATGGCGGGGTAGGTGCACTTCTTGGTCATGGTTTTGGCTCTCATTTTTCTGGTGGCATCTCTCCTGTTGCCCCTGGTATACTCTACTTGCGCATCCATAGAGCTGTCCGAAATGCCATGTTTATGACCGAGGAAGTCGTCTCCCTTTTGATGCATTTTGTCAGAGATATCGCAAGTAGTGGATTACCTGCTGAGAAATTGGAGAAACGAAAGAAAAGTAAATATGGTATGAGGTATGGTCAGGTTTCTCTTGCTGCAGCAATGACTCGTGTTAAGCTTGCAGCTTCACTGGGTGCTTCATTAGTTTGGATCACAGGTGGTGTAGCTTTGGTTCAATCATTGATTAAAGAAACCTTGCCATCTTGGTTCATATCAGCACATGGGTCGGAGCCCAGTGGTGGGATGTCGGGAGGGCTAGTTGCAATGCTGGGGGGTTATGCCCTTGCTTACTTTGCAGTGCTCTCTGGAACATTTGCATGGGGAGTGGATTCATCATCACCTGCATCCAAGCATCGATCAATTATTCTTGGGGGACACCTGGAGTTCCTTGCCAGTGCTCTGGATGGGAAAATATCCCTCGGTTGCAACAAAGCTACCTGGAGAGCTTATGTTTCAGGGTTCGTCAGCTTGATGGTGGGATCCACACCAGGCTGGATGCTAGAGGTGGATGTAGATATTTTGAAGAGGCTAAGTATGGGTTTGAAACAGTGGAATGAGGAGGAGTTAGCATTGGCTCTTTTGGGTAGTAGTGGTATTGGCGCAATGGGCACGGCTGCAGAAATGATTATAGAAGGTGGTTTCAACTTTGTTAGATGA